aacatcaaagaaaattaaattgtttttttttatatgctataaatataaattgttttagGGATGAATCAAATTACATTGGTGTAACATTTGactaatgttacaccgctcaataacgctttaacaaatacaaattttacaaaattcattgttggaatgaaaatttatatcatatagagaacctataaaaaaaactactatattagagaacttataataaactaaaaaaaacttgtgaaaaatataataaattgttatgtgacaatttataagttttttttttccttctaaatgTTGCCAATGAGAATCGAATCTAAGACGTGCATAGTGCAGACTACTCAAATCTCTCACaactagatcaaacctagtgacATGACAACTTATAAGTTCTACTAAATAGTCTCGTAAAATTTGTGTCAAtaaataagttcaaataaatcaattcaaataAGTCCTAATACATTAGTCCTCATCTaaccattagattttttttttttttttaatatttttggtaGTAACCATTAGAACTTTATATCTAAGGTTTCTAAGGTACTTGCACCATGGTCCATGTTTGTACTCGTGTTTCGTGTAGGGAATGTAAGTATAAGATTTTGCATCATATATGTACTCATCTGCAATTTAATAAACTTATATTGACTTGTtacaaaaattcataaattacaATATCAGCACCACCATCAACATTACATTACCCTAGAAGCCACTAAAACCCTGTCCCTGAAAGTTAAACCTTAACAAGCTACAATGGCAAAACCTTACGCCGTAGGTTTATTGTCGGCCATGGCCGCCGCAACTGGTTTATCTCACAATCACTCATTCTCCGACGGCGCTGCTACTTCTTCCGAAGATCCTGAATCCCCTCCGCCGCCTCCCAAGTTTCGAAACAACAATCCAAGGGATTCACCTCAAGGGTTTGATCCAGAACCTCTCATTAAAGGGGCCAAGATACTCAACGATATCGCCAATGCACCACATGgaaaaaatgtttgatttttatgactctttcaattttttcattcatACCCATttgctttattttgttttgttttaacttttcttGTTTTTGCCTTTAAGGTGTATGAGAATATTAAAAAGAGAGAGGATGAAAAACAAGCTGAGATTGCTCAAAAAACTGCTGAGTTTAATCGAATGAAAGCATTACATGAAGCTGTAAGTTACTTTATCCTAGTAAAACTGtatgttgttgatttttgtttttattttatgttcttAATTTTAGTACTTGTTTGGTTATGCAGttagtaaaattgattttagtttaaagTTAGTTGAATGTGAAGTGATTTATCTTTAGATACGTTCATGTAAAAGtgaattgaacaataaatttgagtgtaaaagtTACGATTGGAGTCAAAAGTTACTCATCATAGCTCAACTATGAATCAATCCCAATTGGCATCACCCAAAtatgtcaaaattaattttgtgtcTGGAATTTCTTTTTGAGCTCCCTACCGTTGGATGAGCGGTGAGTTTGGCAAAATAACAGTGACATCCTGAGTTTGTTGAAACTGTAGAGTGTAGATTTTGCAAAATCAAACCGCCAAACCAAACATTGTTTTCCTAATCATACACACTTTGCAttgcattttcaatttttagttATTGTAAGTTAAAGTTGcatcataatttaattaatcGTATTTGGTGCCTTTTAAGTTATAGCTTCATggtgaaaatgattttttttcattgcAAGTATCCTTTAAAGTCGACCAATTGAATATTAGATTGAAAACTTTTGCTTTCATTTGTGTGTGTATCTTGTGTTTTTCTTTCCAGCATTTGAACTGTTTTATCTTGCAGGAAAGACAAAGGGTTGTGTATGATGAAAAGAGAAAGCTTAGCCAGCTTAAGGATCAGATAAAATCTCAGCTGGCTAAGTATAAGGATGACTTGACAAGGCAGAGGATGCAGGTATTGAATCTTTTGAAAGTTAGGATtcttatttttgtcattttgaGAGTCTTTCTCATTCTTGTATTATTATTGTAAGGCAGAAAATGAACACCAGAGAGCAAGGAACCAACAGCTAGTGAAAATGCAAGAAGAATCTTCAATCAGATTGGAACAAGCTCGACGTGCAATAGAAGAACAGATTCAGGCACATCGAAGACAGACTGACAGAGAGATGGCTGAGATTGAACGTGAAACAATCAGAATAAGGGCTATGGCTGAAGCAGAAGGGAGAGtgcttgaaaaaaaattagctGAAGATGTTAATAGGCGAATGCTAATTGATCGTGCTAATAAAGAGCGAGAAAAATGGGTGGCTGCCATACATGCTACTTTTGACCATGTTGGAGGTACATTTTTACTAGGTGCACAGTATGCAACGAGCCAATGTTTACATTGACAATCTAAGAACACAACATCTCTACATTTATGCATTTGTTTACTTGAATGCGTGAACTGAGTCATTGATTATGTGTGGCTATATATACACTTTGCTTTTAAAAGGAAATTCATATCGATTTTTAAAGCAATATgtaatttatctattttattttcatgatGTTGTTTACTCATTAAGCAGCAGTATAGTAGTTTGTGGCTTGTATATCCTTGTACATGATGTCTTTTAGCTTAATTGGTTTGATTAACTCCATCGGTATTTTGGCTTGACTACGTTAGTTAGACAAACTCCACACACCAATCCCCATGTTTGAAAACTCTATCTTTTGCAGGGGGTGTAAAAGCCATTCTAACAGATCAAAATAAGTTGGTTGTAGCAGTTGGTGGAGTGACTGCTTTGGCAGCAGGGATCTACACTACAAGGTATAAATTGCTCACGAAACTTGGAATGAGCTACTTAAAATGAGAAAGGTGGgcaaaaaagtaattaaatattatttttgccCAGCCTTGTTCATTTTAGATATAGGGCCTGTTTGGTTTAGCATGTTGAAGCTTATCTAttggcataagcacttgtgataCTGttttggagagcttatgaaaacaacttatgacatgtccattagttgttttcagcttatttccataagcttttttttttctatgataGCTTGTGATAAAAAACTTATAACTTAATACGAGAACAAATTGACTTTTTTATCTTTTggtatagaaataacttatccATAAGCCATTATATGACAAGTCGTATGCTATAACTGTAAGTGCTTAATTAAACTGTTTAGCCAAACAAGGCCAAATTCAACTTCAATTCCCCCCTCACCTGTACCAGTCTATTTCTTATGGAGAAATTGTACTTTGTATTGATTTGTTTGCTATGCATAGTTTACATTCACATTGGACTTGATGTAGGGAAGGTGCACGGGTTATTTGGGGATATGTTGATAGAATATTGGGACAACCATCATTGATCCGAGAGTCCTCCAGAGGGAAATACCCTTGGTCTGGCATATTGTCTCGTACCATGAGCTCCCTGCCCCAACGTACTGAGCCAGGATCTGCTTCAAAAGTTGGAAATGGTTTTGGTGATGTAATTTTGCATCCTTCTCTTAATATTAGAATTGAGCAGCTGGCATCTGCAACTGCGCATACAAAGGCCCACAATGCACCATTCAGAAACATACTTTTTTATGGCCCTCCAGGAACAGGAAAGACAATGGCTGCCAGAGAGTTGGCTCGTAAATCTGTATGATTTCTATTGATCTTGTTCAAGTTTTCTATTGTTACATACTATCTGACTTTGTTTTTCCTATCTTGTGGagaagtttaaattttatgttatgcTATGGATTCTATAAAGTGTCGCGAATGTCATCATATTAGCAAAACTATCTCTTCATTTTTCAgtatttttcaatttcttttttcataattttcgATGACTATGTAAGTCTTCAACTAATGAATCCAAAGTTATCTGTTTTGAAGGCTATCTAAATTTATTTTCCTAGTGTGTTTGTAAAATCAATTTAAGGTTCTTGATTCTTTGGAATGCAGTAGTCAATACAAGTGGGTTTTTAGATTACTTCCTCTCTTGTATATTATGACCATGATTTGACAATTAGATAGTGTATTAGATTTGTCCgttttgattttgaatattGATATTCAAAAATTGTCTTGCAATAAATATTTTAGTTAAACAATGACACCAAAAAGGTAGTAAATTGATTAGggatatttttgttaaaaaataaaatgcatcTAGTAATTTGGAAATGGGCTTATATTTAGGGGCATTTTGTCCCTTCAAACGGGGCTTATATTTAGGTACAGAGGTAGTATTTTACTTTGTCTGATTTTTGTTTCGATTTAATGCAGGGATTAGATTATGCATTGATGACTGGGGGTGATGTTGCTCCGCTCGGGTCGCAGGCTGTCACAAAGATACACCAATTGTTTGATTGGTCCAAGAAGTCAAAAAGGGGTTTATTGCTCTTCATTGACGAAGCTGATGCATTTCTGTGCGAGTAAGAAACACGTCTTTCATGTTTTTCCATTTATTCTCCTTCTCCTTACCGTTGGAAACACATGATGATTAGGATCTGCTAGCCTAAATGCAGCCCATGACTCCCTTGTagcatttgtttcttttttgaataaaaaaagttCCAACGAAAAAGTTGCACAATATTAAATATGCAGCATGATATGAAACTTACACAAATATTGTCCAAGCGAATTGATTGTGCAttggatgaatttttttagGCGGAACAAGACTTACATGAGTGAAGCACAAAGAAGTGCACTTAATGCTCTCCTCTTTCGAACCGGTGACCAATCCAAAGACATAGTCCTTGCCCTTGCGACAAACCGTCCCGGTGATCTCGATTCAGCCGTGTCAGATCGTATTGATGAGGTCCTGGAATTTCCCTTGCCCGGAGAAGAGGAGCGCTATAAACTTCTTAAGCTCTATCTTGACAAGTACATTGCCCAAGCTGGATCAAGAAAACCTGGTTTAATTCAAAAATTGTTGAAAGGAAATCCAAAAAAGATAGAGATTAAAGGATTGACAGATGATATCATTAAGGAAGCTGCGGCTAAGACCGAGGGATTTTCTGGAAGGGAAATAGCGAAACTGATGGCAGGTGTACAAGCTGCTGTATATGGAAGCAAGGATTGTGTTCTTGACCAAAGCTTGTTCCGTGAAGTGATCGATTATAAAGTTGCTGAGCATCAACAGAGAAGAAAATTGGCTGGTGCTGATAAAGCTCGTGCATGAGGATGTTTATCCAGATTTTTTCAGCAATCTTTCTAAGAGAGATTTTCTCTAGCATTCATTGATTGTCACCACTTGAAGGAAGATTTTGGAATTTGAGTATAGTCAAGTTTTATTTAGTATTTATGACTATATTTAACAGCTGATTCTAGTTTTTTCcgattttgaaaattattttctccCCTCACCATTAACCATTGACTATATTTACTGTACTGTGATTGAGAAGTTTCAATTTTACGGTGCAAGTTTTTTACATCGTACCCTATGTAATAATATGATTTTCTGGGTTTCATTAGTTTTATTATTGCTGATTGTGTCTTAATCCCCGTTTAGAATAAGTGCT
This portion of the Trifolium pratense cultivar HEN17-A07 linkage group LG3, ARS_RC_1.1, whole genome shotgun sequence genome encodes:
- the LOC123917074 gene encoding ATPase family AAA domain-containing protein 3C-like yields the protein MAKPYAVGLLSAMAAATGLSHNHSFSDGAATSSEDPESPPPPPKFRNNNPRDSPQGFDPEPLIKGAKILNDIANAPHGKNVYENIKKREDEKQAEIAQKTAEFNRMKALHEAERQRVVYDEKRKLSQLKDQIKSQLAKYKDDLTRQRMQAENEHQRARNQQLVKMQEESSIRLEQARRAIEEQIQAHRRQTDREMAEIERETIRIRAMAEAEGRVLEKKLAEDVNRRMLIDRANKEREKWVAAIHATFDHVGGGVKAILTDQNKLVVAVGGVTALAAGIYTTREGARVIWGYVDRILGQPSLIRESSRGKYPWSGILSRTMSSLPQRTEPGSASKVGNGFGDVILHPSLNIRIEQLASATAHTKAHNAPFRNILFYGPPGTGKTMAARELARKSGLDYALMTGGDVAPLGSQAVTKIHQLFDWSKKSKRGLLLFIDEADAFLCERNKTYMSEAQRSALNALLFRTGDQSKDIVLALATNRPGDLDSAVSDRIDEVLEFPLPGEEERYKLLKLYLDKYIAQAGSRKPGLIQKLLKGNPKKIEIKGLTDDIIKEAAAKTEGFSGREIAKLMAGVQAAVYGSKDCVLDQSLFREVIDYKVAEHQQRRKLAGADKARA